Proteins found in one Methanospirillum hungatei JF-1 genomic segment:
- a CDS encoding PKD domain-containing protein, translated as MTPHDLNNKAVSTLVGLILIIFLVVAMAGIIYALIFGLVSSVEKTAYVVTGAKIIPIAPNIDGIEVVHRNGDTMYYENQSRDAQYEVRFMVDTSEESSVVITDPTYLSSDTTWSPGDRVIIFRKADGYYLANDPALISGAIPLPSGPIAIRIIDNTHSQLIAYEGAGSIGSEPTSTPTTEPTTEPTTIPPTPTPVPVQNCYNCGPGEGFTVSFTTQVRGLLTIRFKDDSSPQPNTRAWTFGDGGSASGELIDHTFPAPGSYQITLTVKRNNSPCTCTLTRWIMVG; from the coding sequence ATGACTCCCCATGATTTGAATAACAAAGCGGTCAGCACGTTGGTAGGACTCATCTTGATCATCTTCCTGGTAGTGGCTATGGCCGGAATCATCTATGCTCTCATCTTCGGTCTGGTCTCGTCAGTTGAGAAAACCGCCTATGTGGTGACCGGCGCAAAAATTATACCTATTGCTCCAAATATTGATGGAATTGAGGTAGTCCACCGGAATGGGGATACCATGTATTACGAGAACCAGAGTCGGGATGCCCAATATGAAGTCAGGTTCATGGTAGATACCAGTGAAGAGAGTTCAGTCGTCATCACCGATCCTACCTATCTCTCATCAGATACAACCTGGTCACCAGGAGATCGGGTCATTATATTCAGAAAAGCTGACGGGTATTACCTTGCCAATGATCCTGCTCTCATTTCAGGGGCAATTCCTCTTCCTTCCGGTCCAATAGCCATCCGTATCATAGATAATACTCATTCTCAACTGATTGCATATGAGGGGGCAGGATCCATCGGATCTGAACCCACCAGTACACCGACAACAGAACCTACCACAGAGCCCACAACCATCCCGCCAACTCCGACCCCGGTACCGGTTCAGAATTGTTACAATTGTGGACCAGGAGAAGGATTTACGGTCTCATTTACCACCCAGGTCAGAGGGCTGCTCACTATCCGGTTCAAGGATGATTCATCACCCCAGCCCAATACCCGTGCCTGGACCTTTGGTGATGGGGGCTCTGCAAGTGGCGAACTGATTGATCATACGTTTCCTGCACCTGGATCATATCAGATAACCCTGACCGTTAAGAGGAACAACAGTCCCTGTACCTGTACGCTGACCAGATGGATAATGGTCGGGTGA
- a CDS encoding HepT-like ribonuclease domain-containing protein, with protein MKRDSVFIEHILHEIGYIEEKCQQKTLDDLYSDVDLQHIVSRALEIIGEASRNVSMAIKDRYPDIPWKEMIGVRDRIIHSYFSINWVIVWDIVTNELFTLKNQLEDVLSEIEE; from the coding sequence ATGAAAAGGGATTCTGTGTTCATTGAGCATATCCTTCATGAAATTGGATATATTGAGGAGAAATGTCAGCAAAAAACTCTTGATGATTTGTATTCAGATGTGGATCTTCAACATATTGTGTCGCGTGCTTTGGAGATTATCGGTGAAGCTTCACGAAATGTTTCCATGGCAATAAAAGACAGATATCCAGATATTCCATGGAAAGAGATGATTGGCGTCAGGGACAGAATAATTCACAGTTATTTTTCCATAAACTGGGTGATAGTATGGGATATTGTAACCAATGAACTCTTTACACTCAAGAACCAATTAGAAGATGTCCTTTCTGAAATTGAGGAGTGA
- a CDS encoding tetratricopeptide repeat protein, giving the protein MKLFHQGDYQRATLKFRHLIDYDKTDARAWNGLGMCQVRLHDYHEAHASFLNAIRFDPDNQIYLKNLHEMTKNVRKTLNIGQNYWSL; this is encoded by the coding sequence ATGAAGCTCTTTCATCAGGGTGATTACCAACGGGCCACCCTGAAATTTCGACACCTCATCGATTATGACAAAACAGACGCAAGAGCCTGGAATGGTCTGGGAATGTGTCAGGTCCGTCTGCATGACTATCATGAGGCACATGCAAGTTTTCTGAATGCAATCCGGTTTGACCCTGATAATCAGATCTATCTGAAAAATCTCCATGAAATGACGAAAAATGTCAGAAAGACCCTGAACATAGGACAGAACTACTGGTCACTGTGA
- a CDS encoding tetratricopeptide repeat protein, with amino-acid sequence MKLFHQGDYQRATMKFRQLIDYDKTDARAWNGLGMCQVRLHDYHEAHANFLNAIRFDPDNQIYLKNLHELMVTYLNDDDRKTESPVPVTGRINRNDILRFIRNAACLCIGCILLIMYASLLLLDMAVIYPALHIIGVCGLIFILFYLDTSLLKYLTRMGVKTTHLFAIFIVCASMVCLMILLVTFPGPGPATAPANLQKMQPSPLITPYMPAPAVQTSHQIPAAMPDPGNERNPSDSSRIQCTKPDASFEYEVISINPYQVRFYLTDNGTPSVPVEMVWDFGSRTNGTGTAQNLGPLGLSAAYEVNLTIRNACGETNSAIRTIEPVNKSIRL; translated from the coding sequence ATGAAACTCTTTCATCAGGGGGATTACCAACGGGCCACCATGAAATTTCGACAACTCATCGATTATGACAAAACAGACGCAAGAGCCTGGAATGGTCTGGGAATGTGTCAGGTCCGTCTGCATGACTATCACGAGGCACATGCAAATTTTCTGAATGCAATCCGGTTTGACCCTGACAATCAGATCTATCTGAAAAACCTCCATGAACTGATGGTTACCTATCTGAATGACGATGACCGGAAAACAGAGTCCCCTGTCCCGGTAACTGGCAGAATTAATCGAAATGATATTCTCCGTTTTATAAGGAATGCTGCCTGCCTGTGTATCGGTTGCATACTCCTCATCATGTATGCTTCACTCCTCCTTCTGGATATGGCAGTTATCTACCCCGCCCTTCATATAATCGGGGTATGTGGACTCATCTTCATCCTTTTCTATCTTGATACATCACTCCTGAAGTATCTCACCCGGATGGGCGTGAAAACCACACATCTCTTCGCAATCTTTATTGTATGTGCAAGTATGGTGTGCCTCATGATACTGCTCGTCACCTTTCCCGGACCTGGACCAGCCACTGCACCTGCAAACCTTCAAAAAATGCAACCATCACCTCTCATAACTCCGTACATGCCCGCACCGGCTGTCCAGACTTCTCATCAGATACCTGCTGCAATGCCAGATCCTGGAAATGAACGTAACCCCTCTGATTCATCCAGAATACAATGCACAAAACCCGATGCCTCCTTTGAATATGAAGTCATCAGCATTAATCCGTATCAGGTCCGATTCTACCTGACTGATAATGGAACTCCCTCTGTACCGGTCGAGATGGTATGGGACTTTGGATCCCGGACGAATGGAACTGGAACAGCGCAAAATTTAGGTCCACTTGGGCTTTCTGCTGCCTATGAAGTCAATTTAACCATCCGGAATGCATGTGGAGAAACCAACTCTGCCATCAGAACAATAGAGCCAGTTAATAAGAGTATTCGTTTGTAG
- a CDS encoding Rpn family recombination-promoting nuclease/putative transposase, with amino-acid sequence MAEIIARDDRFLMSPQNDFAFKVLFGSEESKDLLSSLLSSITGVSCTDITLKNPFLLRNYPLEKEGILDIKLTTGNGDQFFIEMQAERQRAIHKRMLFYWARLHGSQPIKGNNSGSLSRTTSICILGHPWFQGDEPVFCFHALERECFEQVCDDFSLMFMQVGNSNSDKGVSYKNDLWAWRIFLGANTEEEMIMAAQASEAVNEAYNRLIVKSQEPELREYYEAREMWIIDQAIRENEARKEGREEGKEGRKETLN; translated from the coding sequence ATGGCAGAGATTATCGCCCGTGATGACCGGTTCCTCATGTCCCCTCAAAACGACTTTGCATTCAAGGTGTTATTCGGATCGGAAGAGTCAAAAGATCTGCTCTCTTCTCTGCTAAGTTCAATTACAGGTGTATCATGCACGGACATCACGCTGAAGAACCCGTTCCTCTTACGGAATTATCCGCTAGAGAAGGAGGGTATTCTGGATATTAAACTGACCACGGGGAATGGAGATCAGTTCTTTATTGAGATGCAGGCAGAACGGCAACGGGCGATTCATAAGCGAATGCTCTTTTACTGGGCACGGCTGCATGGATCACAACCGATAAAAGGGAACAATTCTGGATCCCTGAGCCGGACGACTAGTATCTGTATCCTTGGTCATCCTTGGTTTCAGGGCGATGAGCCGGTATTTTGTTTTCATGCATTGGAAAGGGAGTGTTTTGAACAGGTTTGTGATGACTTTTCCCTCATGTTTATGCAGGTGGGAAACTCTAATAGTGATAAAGGAGTTTCGTATAAAAACGATCTCTGGGCATGGAGAATATTTCTGGGAGCAAATACTGAAGAGGAGATGATCATGGCAGCACAGGCAAGTGAAGCGGTGAATGAGGCATATAACAGGTTGATAGTAAAGAGCCAGGAGCCGGAACTGAGAGAGTATTATGAAGCACGAGAGATGTGGATAATAGATCAGGCAATTCGGGAGAATGAAGCGAGAAAGGAAGGGAGAGAGGAAGGAAAAGAGGGAAGAAAGGAAACACTCAATTGA
- a CDS encoding Rpn family recombination-promoting nuclease/putative transposase, which produces MAEIITRDDRFLMSPQNDFAFKVLFGSEESKDLLSSLLSSITGVSCTDITLKNPFLLRNYPLEKEGFLDMKLTTGNGDQFFIEMQAERQQATHNRMLFYWARLHGSQPIKGKDYGSLSRTTSICILGHPWFQGDEPIFCFHALERESFEQVCDDFSLMFMQVGYSNSDKGVSYKNDLWAWRISRGSNPETIFCTSGIIAGLSLNFCADHYMKSLNKRSLPLSVIP; this is translated from the coding sequence TTGGCAGAGATTATCACCCGTGATGACCGGTTCCTTATGTCCCCTCAAAACGACTTTGCATTTAAGGTGTTATTCGGATCGGAAGAGTCAAAAGATCTGCTCTCTTCTCTGCTAAGTTCAATTACAGGTGTATCATGCACGGACATCACGCTGAAGAACCCGTTCCTCTTACGGAATTATCCGCTAGAGAAGGAGGGTTTTCTGGATATGAAACTGACCACGGGGAATGGAGATCAGTTCTTTATTGAGATGCAGGCAGAACGGCAACAGGCGACTCATAATCGAATGCTCTTTTACTGGGCACGGCTGCATGGATCACAACCGATTAAGGGGAAAGATTATGGATCCCTGAGCCGGACGACTAGTATCTGTATCCTTGGTCATCCTTGGTTTCAGGGCGATGAGCCGATATTTTGTTTTCATGCATTGGAAAGGGAGAGTTTTGAACAGGTTTGTGATGACTTTTCCCTCATGTTTATGCAGGTGGGATACTCTAATAGTGATAAAGGAGTTTCGTATAAAAACGATCTCTGGGCATGGAGAATATCACGGGGATCAAACCCTGAAACTATATTCTGCACGTCCGGTATAATTGCCGGGCTTTCATTGAATTTTTGTGCAGATCATTATATGAAAAGTCTGAATAAACGCTCTTTGCCACTGAGTGTCATTCCATGA
- a CDS encoding PKD domain-containing protein, protein MGGDIIFRKRSGHVKKRYCEDALSEIVSSLSLIVVLVIATGIILSYSTGQYPKTTLPHTEIEYTNSSGYAFFTHSGGDNLSPDSIRIRVFNGTFKKEYDQHTIHLIRPDGNATNWSTSGSDLGFGYSLRVPASGTNLSYQILLNKSGGEHLYREFGKPGATTILPIPTTPTPTPYPDVNCTLTESDALFSITHTGSNPPTYLLSSLGNGTHSYTILGQGFSKTMNGRDASITFPNLTTDRTYQVIHTVIQKDSYYPVCSKSSSQSVTVYGCSDTCYANFIYESDPYNRFNISFRDRSEGADEWRWNFGDGHTKSESNPIHEYSSLTIPSYRVTLTIGKNQCGNRIYCSTTKQVSINCSANADFNWIYEGRSPDTWDVNFLWNAGTYLFGKPYVLIWDFGDGNRTQISHLDWTGSIQHGYSHYNQCKDYSATLTVNTKDCGSYSATKTVSLPCICYENPIANFSVAKEQIGTPFVISITDNSTHSKSSTGLVQWIWDMGDGVVFNNTSPPGTFTYSYPRCGEYSILLTVFDTQGCWDDTIRKATCGGDICIPGIPNASFVYVPTGKTVKYTDTSKPEGTIQRWQWDMGDGTRYITQNVTHEYATYGNYTVKLRVWDQDGCFGDTIRDISLTCPQPDANFTITNVIANPRTFRFTDTSIIPTGLAANYLWDFGDGTSYSGKNPPDKEYATCGQHPVRLKVMTDCGSWDEVVKPAVCGCPLPEARFRIEPTTDPQEFRFINESVSEHPITGLFWEFGDGTNSTEQTPTHRYATCGHFTIRLKVTTDCGSSDDVIQDAICGCPAPEAQFRIETTADPLEFRFINESLSTRPITGLFWEFGDGTNSTEENPTHRYSTCSHFTVRLKVTTDCGSIDDVIQDAICGCPLPEARFRIEPTTDPQEFRFINESVSERPITAVLWEFGDGTNSTEQTPTHRYAACGQFTVRLKVTTDCGSSDDVIQDAICGCPPPKPDFDYTCTGPTNVSFTDLSRAIGGGINAWYWEFGDLRPDNTSGLQNPNHKYDNPGTYPVNLTVFTTCNSSARWTRFVTVPCCEMPVPGFTYACNPDGLTVDFSDTTKTSGDDISDWLWEFGDGNSSILQNPQHTYIRNGTWQVNLSVTTTCGAKNSYRESISTPCFCTPPVANFSTEIISGEPFTVRIRDSSQKPETITHWNWSFGDGTYYTGQNPPDHTYAAGCGEYLVSLTVTNECGARDTFDKLVCCPVYANFTYRMEPVNGTAPLTVYFTDRTIGTPQSWGWTFGDGGVSSFRNPVYTYKTGGNYSATLHATSPCGGNETHSEQIHVYCPPVEALFNYTIVNEDPLTVQFTDLSTGYDIVEWNWYFGDGSSSKEQHPVHTYYIRDDYQVILTIKNSCGSESTNSMYLPIGCLPLTIVATAHEGGFINPSGNVTVPCEWSQQFNITPDLCHTIRDVVIDENQPNALHLGPVESYTFINVQYDQTIDAYFDLKQFQIASSADAGGTIDPLGITVVDCGSDQSYTITAAFCFNITDVIINGTQHLGPQVSPFTYTFTNVTSDQSIHAVFALKTFPINATAGFGGNITPNGIVMVNCGYDQSFSITNLTCWNISDVRVDGTSMGPIRSYTFTNVTEPHNISASFVPRGPYNITASAVYLDVGSYTPIPITGMIDPEGVTSVQCGNSQSYSMEPSFIIGKETYLFAELLIDGRFSSAINPYVFTNVQEDHTIVAYYGPKCYFLKGVVRNETTGLPIENIRIEFYRNATPNEFLWYTYTASDGSYIIPNVIANAAQRYDAYIGNNSPPWQTIRSYLYDDPNPDFNGPWRWRIQFNPGSKCDRYLDWYGTF, encoded by the coding sequence ATGGGGGGAGATATTATTTTTCGGAAACGATCAGGCCATGTAAAGAAAAGGTATTGTGAAGATGCTCTATCCGAGATAGTATCGTCGTTATCTCTGATTGTGGTTCTTGTTATTGCAACCGGTATAATACTCTCTTACTCAACCGGTCAGTATCCGAAGACAACCCTCCCTCATACCGAGATTGAATATACGAACAGCTCTGGATATGCCTTTTTTACTCATAGCGGGGGAGATAACCTCTCACCAGACTCGATCAGAATACGTGTTTTTAATGGAACCTTTAAAAAAGAATATGATCAGCATACGATACACTTAATCAGACCTGATGGAAATGCTACAAATTGGAGCACATCAGGTTCAGATCTTGGGTTTGGATATAGTCTACGTGTTCCTGCAAGCGGAACAAATCTGTCATATCAAATCCTTCTCAATAAGTCAGGTGGAGAACATCTCTATCGTGAATTCGGGAAACCTGGTGCAACAACTATTCTCCCCATTCCAACAACGCCGACTCCTACTCCGTATCCAGATGTGAATTGTACGCTCACCGAATCAGATGCTCTCTTTTCTATCACTCATACAGGATCCAATCCTCCTACCTACCTTCTTTCGAGTTTGGGAAATGGCACACATTCATACACAATATTGGGGCAAGGTTTTTCCAAAACAATGAATGGAAGAGATGCGTCGATTACATTCCCGAATCTGACAACAGACAGGACATATCAGGTTATTCACACAGTTATTCAGAAGGATAGTTACTATCCTGTCTGCTCAAAATCATCTTCGCAATCAGTAACAGTGTATGGCTGTTCTGATACTTGTTATGCGAATTTCATTTATGAAAGTGATCCGTATAATCGGTTCAATATTAGTTTTAGAGATCGGTCAGAAGGAGCTGATGAATGGCGATGGAACTTTGGCGATGGCCACACAAAATCTGAATCAAACCCAATTCATGAATATTCATCTTTAACGATTCCGTCGTACAGAGTCACTCTGACCATTGGGAAAAACCAGTGTGGAAACCGTATATATTGCAGCACAACCAAACAGGTTTCCATTAATTGTTCAGCGAATGCAGATTTTAATTGGATATATGAAGGGAGATCTCCAGATACTTGGGATGTGAATTTCTTATGGAACGCTGGGACCTATCTGTTTGGCAAACCCTATGTACTCATCTGGGATTTTGGCGATGGAAATAGGACTCAAATTTCTCATCTTGATTGGACTGGCTCAATCCAACATGGTTATTCTCATTATAATCAATGTAAAGATTACAGCGCAACTCTGACGGTAAATACGAAGGATTGTGGCAGTTACTCCGCAACAAAAACAGTGTCCTTACCGTGTATCTGCTATGAAAACCCGATTGCCAACTTTTCAGTAGCAAAAGAACAGATTGGAACTCCTTTTGTTATCTCCATAACCGACAATTCCACCCATTCAAAGTCATCAACAGGTCTCGTGCAATGGATCTGGGATATGGGAGATGGAGTAGTTTTCAATAATACAAGCCCTCCTGGGACCTTTACCTATTCATATCCACGATGCGGAGAGTATTCCATACTCCTGACGGTATTTGATACGCAGGGATGCTGGGATGACACCATCCGCAAAGCTACCTGCGGTGGAGACATCTGTATCCCTGGAATACCGAACGCCAGTTTTGTTTATGTACCAACCGGAAAAACTGTGAAGTATACAGATACCTCCAAACCCGAGGGAACCATTCAGCGATGGCAGTGGGATATGGGAGATGGCACCCGATATATCACCCAAAACGTGACCCACGAATACGCAACATATGGCAATTATACGGTAAAGCTGCGGGTATGGGATCAGGATGGTTGCTTTGGTGATACGATCAGGGATATCTCTCTCACCTGCCCACAACCTGACGCAAATTTCACAATCACCAATGTAATTGCTAATCCCCGAACGTTCCGTTTTACTGATACCAGTATCATACCAACTGGTTTAGCTGCGAACTATCTCTGGGACTTTGGTGACGGAACATCTTATTCAGGAAAGAACCCGCCTGATAAGGAGTATGCAACCTGCGGTCAGCATCCAGTACGTCTCAAAGTCATGACCGATTGTGGTTCTTGGGATGAGGTAGTAAAGCCGGCTGTATGTGGTTGTCCACTCCCAGAAGCGAGATTCCGCATTGAACCAACAACCGATCCTCAGGAATTCAGGTTCATCAATGAATCCGTTTCTGAACATCCAATCACTGGATTATTCTGGGAATTCGGAGATGGCACAAATTCAACAGAGCAGACCCCGACTCACCGGTATGCAACCTGTGGCCATTTCACGATCCGCCTGAAGGTTACGACCGACTGTGGCTCCTCAGACGATGTCATTCAGGATGCTATCTGTGGTTGTCCAGCTCCTGAAGCACAATTCAGGATCGAGACCACTGCTGATCCATTAGAGTTCCGTTTCATCAATGAGTCGTTATCTACCCGTCCGATCACCGGATTATTTTGGGAGTTTGGTGATGGAACAAACTCAACCGAGGAAAACCCGACTCACCGGTATTCAACCTGTAGCCATTTCACGGTCCGCCTGAAGGTTACGACCGACTGTGGCTCCATAGACGATGTCATTCAGGATGCTATCTGTGGTTGTCCACTCCCAGAAGCGAGATTCCGTATTGAACCAACAACCGATCCACAGGAATTCAGGTTCATCAATGAATCCGTTTCTGAACGGCCAATCACTGCAGTATTATGGGAGTTCGGAGATGGCACGAATTCAACAGAGCAGACCCCGACTCACCGGTATGCAGCCTGTGGTCAGTTCACCGTCCGCCTGAAGGTCACAACCGATTGTGGTTCATCAGACGATGTCATTCAGGACGCGATCTGTGGCTGTCCACCACCAAAACCTGACTTTGACTACACCTGTACCGGGCCGACAAACGTCAGCTTCACCGACCTCTCCCGTGCGATTGGCGGTGGAATTAATGCCTGGTATTGGGAGTTTGGAGATCTAAGGCCGGATAACACCTCCGGATTACAAAACCCGAACCATAAATATGATAATCCCGGCACATATCCGGTAAATCTCACGGTCTTTACAACATGTAACTCATCAGCCAGATGGACCAGATTCGTCACCGTCCCCTGTTGTGAGATGCCGGTTCCCGGATTTACCTATGCCTGTAATCCTGATGGATTGACGGTGGACTTCTCTGACACCACAAAGACATCCGGAGATGATATCTCTGACTGGTTATGGGAGTTTGGAGATGGAAATTCATCTATCCTTCAAAACCCACAGCATACATACATAAGAAACGGAACATGGCAGGTAAATCTCTCTGTTACTACCACATGCGGAGCGAAGAACAGCTATCGGGAGAGCATATCCACCCCCTGCTTCTGCACCCCGCCAGTTGCGAACTTCTCAACCGAGATAATCTCCGGTGAACCCTTTACTGTCAGAATTCGCGATTCATCCCAAAAACCGGAAACGATCACCCATTGGAACTGGAGTTTTGGTGATGGAACTTATTACACTGGACAGAATCCCCCTGACCATACCTACGCAGCTGGATGTGGAGAGTATCTGGTTTCACTCACAGTAACAAACGAATGCGGAGCTAGGGACACATTTGACAAACTCGTTTGTTGCCCGGTATATGCCAATTTCACCTATAGAATGGAACCTGTAAATGGCACCGCTCCCCTGACTGTATACTTTACTGACAGGACAATTGGAACGCCGCAATCCTGGGGATGGACCTTTGGTGATGGAGGCGTCTCTTCATTCAGAAACCCAGTCTATACCTACAAAACAGGTGGGAATTATTCAGCAACACTCCATGCAACCAGCCCGTGTGGAGGGAATGAAACCCATAGTGAACAGATACATGTCTATTGCCCGCCGGTTGAAGCATTATTCAATTATACCATTGTTAATGAGGATCCCCTGACTGTTCAGTTTACCGATCTCTCCACCGGATATGACATAGTAGAGTGGAACTGGTACTTTGGCGATGGATCCTCCTCAAAAGAGCAGCACCCGGTCCATACCTATTACATCCGTGATGACTACCAGGTAATCCTTACCATTAAGAACTCATGTGGAAGTGAATCTACGAATTCCATGTATCTGCCGATTGGATGCCTGCCGCTAACTATTGTTGCCACAGCTCATGAGGGTGGGTTTATCAATCCGTCAGGGAATGTCACCGTCCCCTGTGAATGGAGCCAGCAGTTCAATATTACGCCGGATCTCTGTCATACGATCAGAGATGTGGTAATTGATGAGAATCAACCGAATGCACTGCATCTTGGACCGGTTGAGAGTTACACCTTCATCAATGTGCAGTACGATCAGACCATTGATGCATACTTTGATCTAAAACAGTTCCAGATCGCCTCATCTGCAGATGCGGGAGGAACGATTGATCCACTGGGAATAACTGTGGTTGATTGTGGTTCAGATCAGAGTTATACTATTACAGCGGCATTCTGCTTTAATATCACCGATGTAATCATCAACGGGACACAGCACCTTGGTCCTCAGGTAAGTCCCTTTACCTATACATTTACGAATGTAACTTCAGATCAATCAATTCATGCAGTGTTTGCTCTGAAGACATTTCCAATAAATGCGACTGCCGGTTTTGGTGGGAATATTACACCAAATGGGATAGTCATGGTCAATTGTGGATATGATCAATCTTTTAGCATTACCAATCTCACGTGTTGGAATATTTCTGACGTTCGGGTTGACGGGACTTCGATGGGTCCAATCAGAAGTTATACGTTTACGAATGTGACTGAACCACATAATATCAGTGCATCGTTTGTGCCAAGAGGGCCGTATAATATCACAGCTTCGGCAGTATATCTTGATGTGGGTAGTTACACACCAATACCAATTACCGGCATGATCGATCCGGAAGGGGTTACTTCGGTTCAGTGTGGCAATTCACAGAGTTATTCAATGGAGCCATCCTTTATAATCGGAAAAGAAACCTATTTATTTGCTGAATTATTGATTGATGGGAGATTTTCAAGTGCAATTAATCCATATGTGTTTACAAATGTTCAGGAAGATCACACCATTGTTGCATATTATGGACCTAAATGTTACTTCCTGAAGGGTGTTGTGAGAAATGAAACAACTGGATTGCCAATTGAGAACATAAGAATAGAATTTTACCGCAATGCAACACCAAATGAATTCCTCTGGTATACGTATACTGCATCAGATGGCTCATACATTATTCCGAATGTCATTGCAAATGCAGCCCAAAGATATGATGCATATATCGGAAATAATTCTCCTCCGTGGCAAACAATCCGTTCCTATCTTTATGATGATCCGAATCCGGATTTCAATGGACCATGGAGATGGAGAATTCAATTCAACCCCGGAAGTAAATGTGATCGGTATTTGGATTGGTATGGAACGTTTTAA
- a CDS encoding nucleotidyltransferase family protein has translation MKRQEIIIKLKMEMPVIRERYGIIKMGLFGSFARDDAGPMSDIDLIVLFEEGKEQFRPFMQCIFYLEQIFGRRVELIAEHSLDKRIRQDVLREVIWV, from the coding sequence ATGAAACGACAGGAAATTATTATAAAACTAAAAATGGAAATGCCAGTTATTCGGGAGCGATATGGTATTATTAAGATGGGGCTTTTTGGCTCATTTGCTCGGGATGATGCCGGACCAATGAGTGACATAGACCTTATTGTATTATTTGAAGAGGGCAAAGAACAATTTCGTCCCTTTATGCAATGTATTTTTTATTTAGAACAGATTTTTGGGAGAAGAGTAGAGTTGATTGCTGAACACTCTCTTGACAAAAGAATTCGGCAGGATGTACTCCGTGAGGTTATCTGGGTATGA